GTCCTGCTGGCGCTCAGTATGTCAGCCTGCAGCGACTGGTTGCCGCATGTCGATCTGGCGCCGGCCTATCAGCCCCCTCAATACGTGGTTCCGGCCTCATGGCACGGAGCCAGTCCCTTTGTGGAGGCGAAGCCGTCGGATGACGCCCTGCGTTCGGATTGGTGGACGCTGTACGATGATCCGCTCCTGAACAGACTTGAAGAGCAGGCGATGGCAGCCAATCCGGATCTCCAGGCCGCCGCGGAACGGTTCATCCAAGCTCGCGATGACATGATGAAGGCCCGGTCGCGCCGAATGCCGCAGATAGGACTGGGGTTTGGGGCCTCGAATAACAGGCAATCAGATAATACCCTGTTTCGCCCGCCTGACAGTCCGCTCCGGGAAAGCTCCGTGTCCATTGGCGGGCTGGCCTCCTGGGAACCTGATTTCTGGTCGGCGATCCGCAATGCGACGCGCGTGGAAACGTATCGCGCCGAGGAACGCGCCGCCGACTATGGGCTTGCGCGCCTCAGCCTGCAGGCGGAAATCGCGGCGAATTATTTCACTCTGCGCGGCTACGACGCCGAGGTCGCGACCTATAAGCAATCGATCGACCTCTATAAACGGTCACTCGCCATCGTGAAGACTCAGTTCGCCGGTGCGATCGCGTCGGCCCTCGATGTCGCCCGCGTCGAATCGCTTCTCTATAGCACGGAAACGAAATTGGCTCAGGTTCAAGGGCAACGCCAGGTGACGGAACAGTCGATTGCCATTCTCGTCAACATGGCGCCGGCCGGGTTCACGATCAAACCGGTCGATCAGCTGCGAGTGGCGACGGTCACGATCCCACAGACGATCCCGTCGACTTTGCTCGAGCGTCGGCCTGACGTGGCCAGAATGGAGCGCCAGATGGCGCAAGCGAACCGCGCCATCGGCATCGCCCGCGCCGCGTTTTATCCGAATGTGACGTTCCGGGCCGGAGGCGGCTTTGAGGATGCCGGCTTCAATCTCATCCAGCTGGCCAACAGTTTATGGTCCTATGGCGCGACGGTCGCGGTGCCGATGTTTCAGGGAGGGTATCGACGCGCCCAATTGCAGCAGGCCTGGTCGGCCTACCGCGAAACGGAAGATCGATACCGTTCGACGGTGCTCAACGCCTTCCGCGAAGTCGAAAACAATTTGAGCCTGACGACTCAGCTGAGCACGGCGGTCGACCGGCAGGAGGCTGCCGTCGGAGCGACGAAAAAGGCCCAAAACCTGACCACGGAGCTGTATCAGGGCGGGCTGGCCTCCAGCCTTGAACTGATTTACGCGCAGGTGGCC
The Nitrospira sp. genome window above contains:
- a CDS encoding efflux transporter outer membrane subunit, whose protein sequence is MMGTPARTGSQVSGLLLAGVRRSGMVLLALSMSACSDWLPHVDLAPAYQPPQYVVPASWHGASPFVEAKPSDDALRSDWWTLYDDPLLNRLEEQAMAANPDLQAAAERFIQARDDMMKARSRRMPQIGLGFGASNNRQSDNTLFRPPDSPLRESSVSIGGLASWEPDFWSAIRNATRVETYRAEERAADYGLARLSLQAEIAANYFTLRGYDAEVATYKQSIDLYKRSLAIVKTQFAGAIASALDVARVESLLYSTETKLAQVQGQRQVTEQSIAILVNMAPAGFTIKPVDQLRVATVTIPQTIPSTLLERRPDVARMERQMAQANRAIGIARAAFYPNVTFRAGGGFEDAGFNLIQLANSLWSYGATVAVPMFQGGYRRAQLQQAWSAYRETEDRYRSTVLNAFREVENNLSLTTQLSTAVDRQEAAVGATKKAQNLTTELYQGGLASSLELIYAQVATLTARIESVQIKAELLRSSVALIRALGGGWDRTQLPTDEEIQPFGTFQYTNLDKPPPVGGIDVNVRHNGIDNDLTQRSAP